gcgggggtagacccgcccttcccaCCTGACCCTCTGagttaggcccggtatccctacctgatgttCCGGGGTAGAACCAGTTTCCCAACCGGTACcctggggttgtaccggaaccctttgtgatgcgccggagtaCACtagctgtccctacgggcgtgcagGTTTAGACCCGTTCTCTGTACCTGACCCTCCAGcataggcccggtatccctacctgacGGTctggggtaggcctggtgtctCTTCTCAAtgctccagggtagtaccgctacccccaccATTACTGCAGGGTTGTACCGATACTGTCACCGGTtctccagggtagtaccggaacccctactggtgctccggtgtacacctgctttCCCTACAGGCGTGCAGGGTTAGAACTGGCCTCCCTACCTAACCCTACAgggtaggcccggtatccctacctgatgctctgggatAGTACCAGTACCCCACCGGTACTTCGGGtctagtaccggtacccccaccggtactccgcggtagtatCGGTATACCCACCGGTACTCCTGTGTTTTACCGGAACCCTTTGTGATGTGCTGGAGTCCACcagctgtccctatgggcgTGCTTcgttagacccgcccttcctacctgaccctccagCTAGGCCTATCTAGTCTGGTTTCCGTCTGCTAGATGTACAGTACCACCTTCTCCCACGagatttacacttcaacaaaacccaagccggATGCCTATTGTTATATAGTCCAGTTGCaagcccacatacaaagcaGGGTATCATCCCTATCAATACGtaaagacattcacacattaacaaacatacatacacctataaatttcaacatatcatttccacacagccacataaaatctttaacataaaatttccaaacattcacatcatacaatcattgctccagttgacaaccttcagcagctgcaaaaatgtaccaagcgcaattgcgagggggtccgCTTACCCCCAAAATGCACCAAGCGCAATTGTGAAGGGGTGcacttacccttctcctgcctcttatataccagtcattGACAGGTCTGTCCTGGCTCCCGATACTGGGATACAGCGGTCACCCCGGATTTGCTCGACCTACCCCCAGGATTGCTAGCGGCAGctctatcggtcagcaaatccccccttTTTACCATAtagggtaccctcctcccataTGGGGACTACGCTGCATGCCAGACATCTCTGCGTGATTTaccagctgccctggcccgtACTTTTTACAGGCTCCCTCTGTGACACATACCGTTTGGTCCAcggcttcaggaggttgttgtctgctcccgtggtgagcggctggcagcagaggctcctccgaggaaagtgctCGGGGCGCGCCGAGGGGCGTCTGCTCCGCAGTCGGTCCTgcagccgagcagagagtcCCCTGGCTGGCTCGCCAAAACTGACATGTcgaaacagactccacaatcagtgagattgtaaagtaggtatgttcattcagcgctggtCAGCAAGGGGGGTAGTAGCACCAAAGTCGCGCGCCCCTGACTCGGCAGTTccctttaaatttatacagtcaagtgttacatatacatagagtgttgcaatacgcctatacataggcatgacctatccctgcttcatattaaaattagttccaaAAAGTCATTTCCCTAAGTTCTTCCCAACTACGCCTGCACAGTGCCTCCTTGTGGTGGTCGTCAggggtcgtgaagatgaaggctgtatgtcttcttcacggtgaactcttaaccttctgtccctgcgcagactcagtcactccttggcatttatccaaatcacaaggccggtcttggctggttcttggggtcgacttctgcttcttatcagggactatctcctgtcccagccagcctcaacaatgcaaatgTTAAACATCTCCTCTCATCCCTTGGGCCATGTGTACCTctactgaaatttctttaacttcattacaagctagataattattacacagttcctatctacatccatatatctactatatctactaaggttctTTTGGCTCCCCGTCTCAGtatggagagaaggaaagggaggtgggaggtcttggagggagctgggctgagctggaagGTTCCTGGGAGGGAAAAACACCTGTGTAAAGCTTGTACTGCGTAACCGTGCAGGGTGAGGCCTCGCATCAGGGGGTTTGTGGTGCAGAGACAGGGCTCCTGGATGGGGGCTGAGACATGCAggtgcaggagagaggaggccTGTCTGTGCCCTTGGTGTCATGGATGGACTGGGAAGGAGGCCCATGGCCTTTGTCACCCCCCAGCCTCCCTCACCAGCCATTTCTAGCACTGGCTGTTCACCCAGTTTATGCTAAGTCTGGCTGTGAGGCTATCTCTATCCTCCAGCTGGGCTCAGTGCCTGCAATGGGGAAAATGGGCATCTCTGCCCAGCTTCTTCTGAAGAGCGAGTGGGGCCCCGAGCAGCAGTGACTGGCCATGTGTGTGCCTGGGAGAGAGACTCACGGCATGTCAGTGAGAAACAAGGTAATGGCTGATGGCTTTAGCAAATCCTTACAACCATGTCTGAGcccagaaatggaaagcagttgACCTGTGtgagtggaggaggaggaggaggtttgtCCTGGGAAGATGGCAGGAAGCAATGCCCCTCTTGTGCACGTCAAGGATAATGGAGATGTTTCCATCTTGTGTGCATGCCTCTACCTGGCAGATAGGGAATGCCTGCTGCTAGGGGTGGCTGTGCTCAGTCATGCCTCATGAGCTGACCttgctctcttcccctccttcaaTCCCCAGACTTGGATGGACCACAAGAAACATCCATGATCCTGGAAAAGGCAGAACCCTCTTGCAGTGCCATAACTGCAGGGGAAGCGGGAAGTCTGGATTTGTGAGACCCATGGCAGTGCAGGGAGAGAGCGGTGTGTGCATAGCAGCGAGTGTGGtagaggcagggagaggaccTGAAGTAGTGATTTTgaggcagcagaaggaggaggacgTGCATTTCAGTGCTGGGATACAGAGCTAAGTACAGGAGCAAAGCAAGTCAGGGACTGGGACGCTTTGTGTGGGAGAGGAGCATTAGCTGGGTATTGGAAGAACTCCCAGGCATTGTCAAATCCTTAGGTAAACATAGCTTTGTGTTTGATGGGACAGCCAGTGAGGACCAATTAGCGCGTAAAAGTCACTTATTCGCTGGCTTAGGAGGCAGACAAGGATGCTTAGCAAAGAACTACCAAGGTAGTTTACTCTCTCATTTTAGCTGTGCATACAGTGGTGCCCCAGCCTAATGCATGGAGGACCCCAatacagaggaaagcagggttTGCCTCTGTTCCAATACAGCTGTAGAGACCTATCCAACTATTCATGTTAAGGGATGACCCCATCATTTATTAGTGCTCGCATAATCGGTGTgtacttgtcccacacgggaTCAGTACACGCTTGACCTGTGGAGGTGATGCAGAGGTATGGTCAGTGGTGTGTTAATCGTCATTCTTCTAAACTGATGGCCGGTGCAGGTGGGGGATGTTTATCCTGGATTCTGGTCCATTACAGTTCATGCCTGGTTCATGGCTACATGCCTGTTTTTTTGAAAGGTAAATCTTCCATGCTTTTATTGTCATTATGGGGTGTTCTCAGTCATGAAGAGCTGGCTTAGGTTGGGTCTTCAGGTCACATTGACCCTGAGGTAAAAGCTCATAGTGTTAGATAGTGTTCATTCTCCTAAGCAAGTTGTACTGCAGCTAGAGTCTTGCCTTTCACAGGCACCAGTAAAGCTTGGGAGATCTCAAGGTCAGGGTGAAGTATGGAAACGGGGAGGCAGCTAAAGTTTTCAGGGAAACTGGCACAGGTATAGGACAGTGTAGGACTGTCTGTGGTGCAAACAGGGCCTTTGTGcgctgcccccctcctccccaccaacAGAACCGAAGTCCTTGTCATCTCCACAGTGgctgctgtctcttccactgaagcCCTTGCGAGGACACTGGTTCCCTAGAGCCCCAGGCCCTTGTTCCCTCCTCACCGACGGCCAAAAGAGCCTTGGAGGTGTCTTACCGCTGTCCTTCACTCGGCATCACACCCCCCCACATCAAACTGCTCCCAGGAAGAGCTGTAAGCATCCCATGAAGGAAAGGATCCCCCTTCCCAGGGGGATGGGGCTCAGGGCTTGGCCATCCTGCTTGCTGAAACACATTTAGGCCTTTCACAGCCACCTCCACAATTGATCTTCTGCCTGTAACCAGTGCCTCTGACTTCCTGTTtcaccagcccccagggaccACCTCCTTGTCTGGTCATTCCCTCCACGGTCTCTTCAGTGATGTTCCTCAGTGGAGCCTGCTAACACCCTCAGAAACTTGGAAGTCTGATGCTGACTTTTACTTCTTGAGACGCTTGTTCAATCTTTCaggatctgcagttcaggaacttggcaccagagggctcattaACATGAAAACTCCCTAACGAGCCAAGGCTCtgtgcagtattttcctttaggtCTTCAATTCTTATGTGGTTAattagagagatttcaggagtgtagtcaaagtggaaagatttcaatactaaacaataagaaagaattctttttttcctcccacttttctttatttttctgctcatgaACTATGTGATATCAGAAATCCTCAATTCATATTGATCCTCCTAATGGAGTTTGAATGTATACAAAAATCAAGACCCTTTACGTCTGAACAATCTCTGGTCATTCTTCATCcctacccccagccccaccttttctctcaacCACCTGGCACTTACAGCAGCCTTGTTCAAATCTgagctttcttcactgaagtctgTAGCTGCATGTTTCAGCCCGTGGGCACCAACTGCCTCCTGCTTGGAGAACGAGCTGCACACAGGCATGCAGTGATGCAATACACTCAACGGCTGTATATCAAGTCCACGTTACCTCCTCTGAAGTCCACTTCCCACAGCGGAGAGCCTTAGatgaacaaaacccacatttttgtgttagcagagatcccaggaccccccaaaacactCCCTGCCCTGCACTCTATCTGTCCATATCTGCTCTTTGCACACAGCAAGTCACACATTGAAGTCACAAGCTCCCCTGATTCacggagggggaaaaaaagacaaagtgaatgaaatgctctcttttgAATAGCCAAACGGGCACTAAGTCCAATGTATCTGGGACACAGGAGTGTCTTCAAGCAGACTCTGCAATACCTAGACCCAcgcatttttcattccctgcagGGTAAAGTACCTGTGGCTCCATTGTCAGCAAAGGCAGGAATGAGAGTGATCCCCTCTAATGTTGGACACCTTGGGTGCTGTTGCCCAGGCTTCCTTTTCTACCCATATTAGGTAGTCATCCATTATGATCCAAAAACCCCCATAGCACTACGTCTAGTTGAGGCTTGACTATCTCCATTGTGGACATCCTGGAGCCTTTCTGGGTGCATGTTCCCAGTGCCTGACAGACCTTATAGTGCAGATGCCTTTCTCTTAAGCCTAGTCAGAACTTCCCATGGCCCAACTTTTTCCCATGGCTGCTCATCTTTCCACTGTGCCCACCTGGGAAGAGTCTGACTCATTCTCCTCTGCACCATCCCATAAGCTAGCTGTAGACAATGACAGTACCTCCCCTAGGCCAGCCTTGAATTTCTGACATCCTTCTCTTTGGCCCAATGCTATCGACCGGTCTTCAGCAGACTCCCCATTTCCAGCAATTGGAGAGTGTTGGTCTTGTGGGCCTAAACCTGTCTCTATAACCGCTGTGCTGATCCCCACAAGCTCCCACTCCAGCTTCACGAGATAACTAGGGATGTGAAGTCAAGGGTCACCCACCCCATTCCAGGGGTCTTCATTCCAATGAGACAGACTCTGTCCTTGTTACGGATGCacaactaaccaaatccaacaggtcttaaaactcagttttattcttcagcaaaagttagtcagaagtccggtaacattttataaaaccacaggttcgatgatgtaaagagaattaatactacacggctgACCTAAGAATCCCCaggatttaaagtgatggctccaaaacgcgcgtatcactcacctaaaagcggagggctctctccctcaaggagttacctcgggcggtgccccgacccgagggggagtccccaactgctgacctgctgctccgaggaggactgccaacatgAACTCCCGCTggaccccatttatacccctgttgaatctgacctgtggtcatttaattctattggctaggagggtcacctcagtgtacctggtgcatctcatttggccagttcaaatttcagcctgcagcctccagggtttccttccccttctcccttcctgcagaagttctgtttcctgctggcaggatgggaggggtggggggaatgtactgccacaaatCCCAACAGATTTGGCTTACAGGAATGTCTTCGAGTAGATTCTGCACCAGCTAGACCCATGTGACTCAACTGGCAAAGCCACCGCAACAGGGGGAAACACCATCTCCCAGGCTGAGACAGGCAGTCAAGATGCAAACATCTGCAGTGCCTGCTTGTTACTGGCCTCCAGGAAGTGTATGACCCATTTTTCATGACCATCTGAGACTGACTATCAATCCCAGTTCAGGCCCATCTCTATATCCATCCATCCATATATCcgcccatccctccctccctccctcaacACAATAATAAAGACACCCACTGATCTCCCCTCATCCAGAAATACAGCCCTTTCATCCTGGAAAGCCATGAGTTTGGTCTACCATGATCCACCCTGGATAAATCCATGCTGGCCATGCCCAGTTGCCTTCCTCTTCATCTACCCAGAAATATCATCCAGGAGGACATGCTCAGGGACACAGTGCTCTCCAATATGAGGTCAAACAGCCTTTTGTTCCCCTGGTCATCCTCTGGCCTGTGTTGGAAGAGAGCTGTCAACTTCTTTGGAAGCCATCAGGGACTTGTCCTGATCTCCAGGATCTGTCAAAAGTGATGCAGAGTGAGCCTCGCCACAAGAAtggcttcctccctccccagccttggaggattcccctctcctcccagggaCTGCTCAAGGCTGACTTTCCTCAAGTAACCTCTGACTTGATCCCCACTCactgctgcttgttttcctccaggGTCCTGTCACCAGTCACAAAGGCCTGGCAGAAGTCACAGCCAAAGAAGTCATTCCGTTCCTCAGCCTTACCTGCTCCTACACTTTGGAAgttcagcagcaggcccacatGATCCCTGTCTGTTCTTTTACTGTTAATGCACTAGCATCAGCTCATCTTGCTGCCTCCATCCTGCCCTGCATCTCTCAAGACAATGGGACTTTTGGCTTTGGCATCATCCCTACGTCCTGGGACAAGGTTTCGGCATTCTGTCtgcagctttccctgcttccacctcctgcctgctgcctttttgcccTGGAGCTCAGTCAGTTCACACAAGCAGCCTTCTGAGAAGGTTGCTTCTCTGCAAGGGTATTTGGGGAGACCACTCTTGTGCTTGGAAGAGGCTCTACTGTAAGGCCTATCAGATTTCCCATGCTTCTTCACCcaacagagctgcttcccatggcaccGCTTGTCTCAGTCTCCTGAGTGTGTCCAAGTCTTCTCCTCTGGAGTCCCAGGTCTGTGGTCTCCTGCTGGCCTTACTCACTGCCCTTTGGTGTCTGATCCCCCACTAATTCATTGCCATGACAGCCAAGACTGACACTGAATATCATCACATCCCTAACCAGCTGTTCCTTGTTGGCCAGGATCAGGTCTAGGTGAGAATCACCCTTGGTGCCCACCTGGCAGCTGTCTGAAGAAGTTGTCCCAATAGCCAacttcaggctgttggcaccctgttgctttgccttgccAGGGAATGCCAGGGCACTTGAAGTTGTTCACCACAGGAACCTGCTCATGAACCTGGACACTTCCTGGTGTTGCTGACAAAAGAccctttctgtttcctctccctgaGCAAGCAGTTTGTGACTGCAAACACAGGGTCACTcttgctgactcctgctctgatcctaaatgacaaaagctaGTCCAACCTGTTGTCTGTCACAGAGAGGACCCCCACAAATCCAAGCTTCCCCTTCATACAGGGAGCATAGTCCtcatcctccctgctgctccctgggcagagcctgtatccctccattgcagcaACACAGCTCAGCAATGCCCTTGATCATCCCCATTGCAGGCTGTCCTACACTGTCCTATGCCTGTGCTGGTTTGCCGGCAGACTTTGGCTACGTCCCCTTTTCCCCACCACACTTGGACCCTGGGATCTCCCAAGCCATACTGGTGCCCTTCTGTCCTTATTGGCTGTTGCTTCAAACACACAGCTGTGGTTAAGCAAGGATTGGTCAAGGCCTGTGAGTTGCCCACAACCTGTCTGCCTTCTGCCAATACCCTGATCATGCTCCTCTCTCACCCAAGCTATTACTGCCCCACACTTGCTTGaatcttctatttctctctgtatgcTAGCCCTGAAATACATGTCCTCCTTCTGCCACCTCAGAATCAAAACTCAActtatttcacttcagcaggaTGCCCCGCTACCCCTGCCACCACTTCCAATCTGCTACCAAAGATGTGGACTGCTGTGttgcatatatttatgttttggaaggttaatgcttctttttttttctttttttttaatagatactgATACACCTGGGGAAATCTCAAAACCACATATTGATGGATACTAGATATGGTCAGGGCTGTATGTATGGGGACACATATAAATCATCCCTGCACCTGAtgtgaattatttctgtggtcAGGGAGACCCTGAGAGCTCTCCCTAATTTGAAAACatgcaggggaaggaagggcagcatcattcaggctggaagggacctcaggaggttttttggaaaaaacctcctgctcaaagcagggccagacCAGAttactcagggctttatccaaaGACGCCTTAGTCACTTTCTGGGACAGAGTTGGCACAAACTCCCTGGGAAACAGCTTCCAGCATTTGACTATCCTCAtgttggaaatgtatttctctaTATGTGTACTAACCGCCTTCTTCCAGCccgttgcctcttgtccttgtGTCTTGTACCATGGACACGAGCCTGACTCAGTCTTCCTGCGAACACTGCAATGCTGCTACATCTTTCACCCAAAATCTTCCTTTGTCCAGGCTGgacaagcccagctccctcagcctctcctcacaggtaAAGTGTTCCTGCCTCGGATCATTATGAGGGCCCTTTGCTAAAGTGGCTCCAGCTTGCTAACATCTTTCCTATATTGGGATCTGAAATCTGGACACAGTGTTTTCTATAATCCCTTCCCTCAATCAcctggctgtgctcctgttCGTATAGCCCAGGGTGCTCCTGTCCTTCCTTGCTTCCAAGGCACACGGCTGCATCCTATCCATCCCACTGTCCACCAAGACCTTTCCCAAAGTCCTCCttccagccaggcagccccctgCCTGTGTCATTGCCAGAATTAGTCCCCTGCAGAGGCAGAAACTTGCATCAGTCCTTGCAGGATTTCCTGACTTTCATGCCAATGCATGCTGTCCTCTCCCTTGGAGCCTTTCCCTGAGCACAGAGGCCTGGAGACCATTTCAGTAAAGactcaggcacagcaggcaTTCATTCCTTCAGCCCCACCTGTGTCTGCTGTTCTTAAATCACcttccccattcagcagcagccctgcattTCCCTTGTTCAGCCTTGGTCTCTCAGAAGTGACCAAAggtcttctgtttgcttctgaaTTCCCTTGCAAACAGCATCTTCAggtgagcttttcttttcctacacaCACACCTCCACAACAAAGGCAATAGAAATTCATGCTTTTTAcctgcccccacccctgccctgctgcagccttgtCCTACATGGGGCTTTGCAGatagctctgctccagggtctTCAGAAGGACAGAAGCTGGACAGGGCTGTCTGTTCCCCCAAACCAGTCCTTGGACCACCAGGAAGATGGAGATGGCCTCAAAGCAAAACTCACCTGTAAAGTTGGGGTgaccagcaagtgctggaaATGGCCAATGAGAGACACTGGGAGTGACAAAGACCCTGAGCCATCTTCCATGTCTGTCCACACCACCAACGGCACAGACCGGCTGCCTGTCTCCTGCATCTGCATGTCTTCCATGCTTTCCACAAGCCCTGCCTCTGCACCACAAACCCCTGGTGTGAGTTGTTGCCCTGCATGGTCACACACTACAAGCTATacactgatatttttctctcctgggaactttccagcccagcacagctccccctAAACTCTTAACACTTCCCTTGACCTCTCtgcacctcccctgccctctgcccagcacagcccagtctggcatggccccacagcagtgcccaccacagGGTGCTGCAGAACTCTGGGCACTCatcccacagccccagaccctctgaagggcacagcagctcctcgggGGTGGAGAGGGATGACCgaaggaggtggggggcatCTGTGGCACAAGGCCTGAGGAAATCCCCTTGtatgatggaaatgctgcaatggaggccagctctgtcacacaagTGCCCACTGCCTGTCCTTGCTGGTGGCCACAGAcctgccacacagcaggactcTAACCATGCTTGAAGACCACTTAGGCCTTCCACCAACCCAagggttcagaaggaaagcatggaagtggAAAACTCAGGAAAGACCAAGCGCTGGTGCTcccaggcagtgctgctgtgccaggactcttttcttcttcccctgtgcacacaggcactgctccctgcagctgcagagaaggtcttggaggaaggatctcagaaaaacaagacaCTGAGGGCCCTTTATTTTGGGTAAATACACAGAGGGTACGCCTCCTCATTTCCACAGCCTGCGGGGCACACAAAATCTGGATAGGGTGTTAATTAGAAACCAGaggaataaagacatttcattGTGGAAAGTATTcagataagaaaaacaaagcaaaaagagcaatcaaaaaccacactcaaaagcaaaaatcaccgtaaaaaacccaccagaagaCAGGCTGGGCTTGTAATGAGATATGAGTCCTACGCAAAAGAGAACAGGCAGTTCATTTCTTCTCAACAGTATCCAGTGATTAGTTTTCTCAGGGCATCCTTGATCTCATGGTTTCTCATGCcgtagatgagggggttcaaggctggaggcaccactgagtacagaactgacaccagcaggtccagggatggggaagagatggaggggggcttcaggtaggcaaacgTGGCAGTACTTACAAACAAGGAGACCACGACGAGGTGAGGGACGCtggtggaaaaggctttgtgccttccctgctcagaggggatcctcagcacagccctgaagatctgcccataggacagcacaatgaaaacaaaacacccaaatccaaaacagacACCAACTACAAGTAccccaacttccctgaggtaggcatctgagcaggtgagcttgaggatctgggggatttcacagaagaactggtccacagcattgcctcGGCAGAGgggtagtgaaaatgtattggcagtgtgcagcacagcatagaGGAAAACAGTGCCCCAgacagctgctgccatgtggacacaagctctaCTGCCCAGGACggtcccgtagtgcaggggtttgcagatggcaacgtagcggtcataggccatgacagtgagaagaaaatactctgctgagatcaaaaagacaaacagaaagacctgtgcagcacatcctgcataggagatggccctggtgtcccacagggagttggccatggctttggggacagtggtggagatggtgCCCAGGTCAAGGAGGGAGAgattgaggaggaagaagtacatgggtgtGTGGAGGCGGTGGTCACAGGCTATGGCAGTGATGATGAGGCCgttggccaggagggcagccaggtagatggCCAGGAAGAGCCcgaagtgcaagagctgcagttCCCGcctgtctgcaaatgccaggaggaggaagttggtgatggagctgctgttggacatctgctgcctctgggtgTGGAGCACTGAACAGGGAGGCAAGGACAGTGACAAGTTAGGGCATTATTCTCTGACCAAAATCAAAGCCATTTGTCAAAATATATGTTCACcgctttttttccatttcaatgaGATCTCTGTTCAGGTCTGTGGATGGAGCTCTGGTTGGTGCTGGCTGCGTATGTCGTGAGGAGCAGGACCTCTGCCCATTGGCTGCCAAGGagtcagccctgctctgcagcagtgggttTCTGGGAATCAtgtcttttgggggggggtgggtggggtgtGGTGTCAGTCCTGGTGTTTGAATTGGTCACATGAAACTATTCCTGATGTAAAAGTgcttgtcagcatctgcactccCAGGGCTAAGAAACCACAATCAAAAGAGTGTTTGAGAGAGAGGTTGGAGGGGTTAGAGCTCTCCACTATCTCACCTGgtaattttcttgcatttcagaaaCCCTCATCGTTTCTGCATCACTCGGAGAAAACAAAGTGTGTCCTGTGAGGCAAGAGGATTGCCTGTGGCTTAGTGCAGAGGGAGGGGAGCTGATCTGTCACTCTGTCTTGTTGCCAGCTACCCTAGGCTCTCACCTTTCTGAGATGGAGTGTACTCACACCCGTGTTAACCTGAAAATACTCCAGGCACTATTGAGAGCAGAGTCACCCACTGCCCAGCACCAAGTGACTCCCCCTTTCTCAAGGTCTCTGCACCCAAATTCTTGCCAAGGACACACATGGTTCGTTTcacaaacccagcagcatttcctcaatcttgctgtctctgtgcttctccatgGGGCATTCAGGTAACACCAAGATGCCATGGGACAGACGTGCATCCTGGAGGGCAGCTCACAGCTTGGAGAGACACCCAAAGAAAATAGCTAAGTGTCCTGATGATGGTATCTCAGGAAGGGAGAGTCAGCTCATTTCCTAGGGAATGACACAGGCTGCAttgcccacagccccacagcttggaggagagcTTGGACACCTGTAACCTTGTTCCCATGGTCACAGCTGCATGGGAGGACCCACAAGTTCAGTGTgtggctctgcagctgaaactcccacCCCAGAGAAACAGACAGCCAGAACAAGATAACAATAGCAATGACAGACTAGTGGAGAATCAAGAAAAAGTGCAGTGATTGACTGGCTCAGAGAGGCAAAGGAAGAGGCAGCCAGGCACTCAGGAAAGAGTTACCCTTACCCAGCTGTACATGCCACCTCCCAGACAACAACACAGTCAGGCAGTAgttctcagtccctgtgctctactTCAGGAGGATCCTATCAGACTTACTGACCCCTCAGAGTTACAGCTCAGGAGTCT
This region of Haliaeetus albicilla chromosome 30, bHalAlb1.1, whole genome shotgun sequence genomic DNA includes:
- the LOC138683031 gene encoding olfactory receptor 14C36-like; its protein translation is MSNSSSITNFLLLAFADRRELQLLHFGLFLAIYLAALLANGLIITAIACDHRLHTPMYFFLLNLSLLDLGTISTTVPKAMANSLWDTRAISYAGCAAQVFLFVFLISAEYFLLTVMAYDRYVAICKPLHYGTVLGSRACVHMAAAVWGTVFLYAVLHTANTFSLPLCRGNAVDQFFCEIPQILKLTCSDAYLREVGVLVVGVCFGFGCFVFIVLSYGQIFRAVLRIPSEQGRHKAFSTSVPHLVVVSLFVSTATFAYLKPPSISSPSLDLLVSVLYSVVPPALNPLIYGMRNHEIKDALRKLITGYC